The genomic stretch CCTGTAATTTAGCAGGAAGCCTCTTATGCAGTTGCATAAATTGACCCCTTAAGCTACACTCTTCCACCTGAAAGAAATATATGTGCAATCCAAATAAAAACTCTGGTATGCTTTTCAAGAAGGAACTTGGTAGAGACAAAACTTGTTTGAAACCAAACCTGATATTCGTGTGTCTTCGATAATAGACCTCCACATTCTTCAATGAGAGCTCTTTCCCCACCAGTCACCTTTGCTAGTTCTGACATCAAGAATTCCACTTCTTCTGCCTACATTCGACAAGCATAATTCCACTTAGAAAAAGAGTAAGTGTGTTTCGACTATGTTTAGACATAACTAATCTACATCATGTGCAAGTGAATAAGAGAGGGAGATGAAGCAACTAATTGATTCTAGTTCAGAATatacaaaaaatgaatatccaTTCCCATTCAATGGAGGATCCCAGTAAAGTACAGCATTATGCtttttttgacaattatttGCTCTGAACTTTGGTAATCTTCATTCCTCTAACAATTATAGCTACATCCCACCTTTGGCATGTAGCTTTGAACATTGAGAATTATAGTTTCCATCAACTTCACAGAAGAATTCAGTGCCTCCCCCACCTCTCTAACATCAGCCTGCAGTTGATACATACATATCTCATGGTCAGTGCAAAGTGTTGAGAGCACCAAAGTccaagtaagaaaaaaaaaagaaaggcattTCTTCAATTAGAGGCAACGGACGAAGAATCATACCCTAACATTCCCACCGATTGGAAGTTGAAGTGAGGCATTCACCAAAGCTTGAATTGCTTCTGACAAAGATTTTGAATAATCACCTTCCAAAGCACCCCATTCTTCCAGATATGGCATCTGAATTTGGTTGCCAAAAATAATGTAAATTCTCAGGCTTAACATGTATAAAAGCCATCAACTACTTTCTATCTTCTCTTATTGATTTAACACTACTTAATTATTCCAATTCAAGgacattattttttaagttagtTTAGAAGAACGTCAGAGAATTGAGAAAACCAAATGCAAATATAAAACCATAACACCAGAAACATTGTGtcaattaacaaaaacaaaaatagctAATCATCTGCCCTCATGTCAATGGCTTGACTTGAGAGATATAATTCATATCATAAAGCCATTCATCAGGGCAATTTACCTGAGCTTCAAGAACTGTTGATAACAACTTTGTTCTCCGCAGAATCCCAAGTTCAATGCGTTTTCTTTTCACTGAATCATACATTTCCGCTATTTTAAACCCACAAAAGTAAAGTGTGCTCTACAAGGAAACAAAATTGCAACATTTCATCATCCACTCATATTCAATTTTAACACTATTGATCCCATAAAATCATACTTGAAATTTGTCATAAGCAGCAACTAACCTCGGTTTCTCCTCTCTGAGCTTGCATAGAGGCCGCAGCCTTAGCATTAGCAAACCTCCACTGCAGATAATGATTGTGTAGCAATTTTAGAGACTGTACATCTTCTTGAAGGCTTGAAACTTTCTTCCCTTTCCTAACATCTGTCCCGGCCTTTGTTTGTGGCGGCGCAACTGGAGGCAAAGAAAAGCCCTCAACTTTCCCAGAGTTAGTAAAAGACCTCGAAACGGCTGGTGTTGCCTTCTCACTGCCTTTCACAGAAGCAATAGAGAGACGAAGACTGAGGGAAGAATTAACTCTGTTGATGTTTCTCTCGCCCGGCAATCGATTGGAAACCGTTGGCAACACATCGGACTCTGATAATTGTGAAGAATTATCATCAGAAGCGTTTGATGACGTGTCGTCTTGAGATGATAAGGACTGTAAAAGCTTTGTAGCAGCCGTGGTCCGTTGGATGAGTCTAGGCCTAGTCGATGATGATAACGATGACGTCATCACAGTCGGAGTATCTGGTCTCAGGGAGTTACCAGATCTCCGTTGATGCGGCTGTCGTTGTTGATGTCTACTAGGCCGTTGGAATAAAAACGGCGACTCCAAGCTCCGAGTGGTTTCGATGTGACGATGATTCTCGAAGGCGGAAAACGTGCCTTCCACATGACTACTATCTTGGTGCCGTCCATGGTTCTGCTGCTGGTGCAATTTGTGATTCCGCGAGgatgaagacgaagacgaagatgaagatgcGACGGGAGACATGAACCTGGAACTGACCTCTCTGACTCGGGGACGGCGATGAGTTGGCGGAGGAGGAGGAGGCGGAGCCATGGACACTGCAGGGGTGGAAATGGAGTTTGTAGTAGTAAAGGCAGCCTGCTCAACTCGCAGCGTCATAACTTGGCTCATGATTAATCTTTGATTCGATCCGTTTTATTGGATtaggaaaatgaaatgaaaaactAATGTTCAAGATGATAGGATCCGTGGCGGCGATTGAGAATTGGAGAGGCGTTCGAGTTGGACGGAGACAGAGAACCGAGTTCAATCGGTGTTTTGTGGTAAAAAGGATGAGGGGGAAAAAACTAGCCGTTAGCGAGAGGGTCAAATAGTAACGgtcttattattattctaaaatgaAGGTTTagtttcagaaaaaaaaaaaagggaaattttataaaatggccaaaataccctccaattaagcaaaaatgcccaaaatcactattttcaagcaaaaatgcccaaattcactattcttaagcaaaaataccaaaattaccttttccctcatttatttaactctctcactcattatggggttaaatgaaattttagataaatatgaggggttttggatatttgatattgTAACAAGTATGCtattatataacaaatttttgaaaaacccGCTATGTTCTAAGAAATCTCCGTTGGCtctccaatattttaaaaaatctattttacccccctaacccacggtcaatgtctgctgaccgtgggagaaatcgtttgaccgtgggaaacactgttcccatgGTCGAACTGCCGATTATttgcagccattttcggccaaaatttggttgtttcggcctccgattttcacataaatcaaatctacacgttgtataacacaaaacccctcaatcaattcaacaaaaacaaccaagaattaaaacattttaagcattgttcaaatcgaaaccctaaaatttcaaacctaaaaatctcaatcaaatctcaataatatgagcaataacttgatttaaataagattacgggagatatactaaccttatttgtcATTTGGCGTTActggaaagcaagaaaatcgacaGAAATCTGATTGGGAAGTTTCAAACTGTGGGATGAGCGTGGGAGAATGGAAAACCCACGGTCATGCAGTAAATTTCAGATAAACTTGTCGTGGGCTAAGGActttccccgacaccccaatattttaaaaaagctattttacccccctaacccacggtcaatgtctACTGAACATGGGAGAAatcgtttgaccgtgggaaacactgttcccacggtcggaGTGCCGATCCTTTGACAGTCATTTTCAGCCAAAATTTagttgtttcggcctccgattttcacataaatcaaatctacacattgtataacacaaaacccctcaatcaattcaacgaaaacaaccaagaatcaaaacattttaagcattgttcaaatcgaaaccctaaaattttaaaactcaaaatctcaatcaaatctcaataatatgagcaataacttgaatcaaacaagattacgggagatatactaaccttttttGCCATTTGCCGTTGTCGGAAAGCAAAAAAATCGGcgaaaatttggtcgaccgtgggatgaccgtgggaaagtgggaaattttgaattttctttgaatttgcacagtaaaATGGTCGTGGGAAGTAaggaaatttgttgtgtttatatatgggggcagtttcgtcatttcacaaaacctgggcatttttgcttaaacctgaatattttgggcaattttgcttagaccccctaaattttggctattttttataatttcccaaaaaaaaaaaacacattgtcttacccaaagtttgacttgaaaattttttaatccgTTGATAGCATAAATGAcgttttttcacccaaaatcaaacacacacaaaattattattttgtctctattattttatttttcaaaattaaaatttaaactcatattaacaaaaattttaaaaaaaaaattatatatcaaaattgtaTCAAAACTCTCTTGTTTTTATTTCCTTTCACTTCCATCTTTATCTTCCTTTGTTCTCAATCAACCCTCATCACCTCTCTTTCTACAAAAACCCTTACCATACTACGAACCTCTCAATCCACCTTCTCTCATGTACCTGTACTTTTCCCCTCTTATTTTGCACAAGTTGTTGGCCCTAACCACCCTCTATTTGTTGCGATATCATGTTGTCGTTGATGACTTttcatttgattgaattattaatGACAAATCATATTGTAACGAAAGAGACGGTGGTGGAGGCTAAAGCTTGTGACAATAGTGAAATTGATAGTGGCTAAAGATTTTGATGATGGTTAAAGTTTTTAAAGAATTACAAGAATTTATTCATaagttttcaaacatttttaaagATCGAAttagtatatttaaaatgtttgaatttaataataatatgaaactactatttttccCTTACcccattagtttttttttttttttttaaatatagtttgatagtttttcttttaaatagagtttgattctaattgaaaaaatgttatttatgatatttaggAGTGAAAAGCATTTTCGGGAGTCAGAACAAACCTAATGtgagaaacttttagttttatttatttaatggtAGGCCTAAGGAGGACAATAAAGCAAGGGCAAATACACTATGTTCATCTGTTTCTATGAAAAAGATCTCTCAATTCTCATACTAACatgatgaaaaatttttattccCTATCCATAGAGAAAAACAATGAAATCTGAATTacgttaattataattaagtttatataattaatacatattcataataatttgaattttttaaaaaagaatgtaatatttaaggatttaaaaGGGTACATAGAGAAAACAGATCAAAGGATACGGTCCTCTCCCCGTCCGTAACTGTAGAAAATTTAGAAGTCCTCATCCTCTTCAAAATCGAGAAACCACCGAATCACACCCTCAATTCATAACTAAAAGATCATTCAAACAGTCTTATTCATAAGAACTTAGAGCCAAATGCAAACACGATGGAACCTCTTATATTATACATGTTAGATCACGCaagttaaaagaataatatgttTTGTATATACTAGATCTTGTACAATAATCTCAGTGTGGTGGTAGTTGTATAACTCAGTAACAGTAGCAGAGCATGGTATCGGCCTCCACATAATTAATATGTGCACAGCTCTAATTCACGCTTTTTATCTACTTTTTTTGGCAATTAGCAAGTAGCATTGGATAGGACTGCAATCATCTTCTAACTTCTATGTTATCCACACACTTATACTATATTGATTTTTTCCTAATGGTCtataattcttcttcttcaacttatCTATCAGCCCTTGAAGCCGCTGCTTCTGGAACTGGGCACCAACTCATCTGCAATCCATCCAAAAATTCCACTCATTTCAACCAAAtctaacagaaaaaataaaaaactaaaggCTTCTCACAATAAACCCTATCTTATTTATAGGATGTGAACTGCCTTTCttaccatcttcatcttcatcttcatcttcatctccatTGTGACTTGTAAAGAAGGGGGTCAGATAATTCCTATCTAATGCTTTGAATGATGCCGTGCTGCAGGATAAAAAGTgcataacaattttaatataaattacaaaagaaaacctaatgttccaatgatatatatttagatGCTACCTCTTGAATTCCTTAAGTTTCATCTTGAACCGGTTCCCTGATGATGATTCCTCATTATAAGAATCATCATTATAACTGGGAGCTACATAACAGATATTACCCTCATAGTTCTGAAAACAAGTAATAGATTAGTATATCACAAAATTTAGCAGATTTACTAATCACCAAAATACAAGCAGCAGTATCCTACTTTAGATATTTGTTCCTGTTAAACTCAGCAGTTCATGGAAATTCTGATATACATTAAACAAGGTATTAAATCAATCTTGGCAGTACTTACTTCGCCCATAGAGAGATCATGGCCATCACCTACAACTTGTAAAGCTTCCAGC from Mangifera indica cultivar Alphonso chromosome 6, CATAS_Mindica_2.1, whole genome shotgun sequence encodes the following:
- the LOC123218605 gene encoding protein ENDOSPERM DEFECTIVE 1, which translates into the protein MSQVMTLRVEQAAFTTTNSISTPAVSMAPPPPPPPTHRRPRVREVSSRFMSPVASSSSSSSSSSRNHKLHQQQNHGRHQDSSHVEGTFSAFENHRHIETTRSLESPFLFQRPSRHQQRQPHQRRSGNSLRPDTPTVMTSSLSSSTRPRLIQRTTAATKLLQSLSSQDDTSSNASDDNSSQLSESDVLPTVSNRLPGERNINRVNSSLSLRLSIASVKGSEKATPAVSRSFTNSGKVEGFSLPPVAPPQTKAGTDVRKGKKVSSLQEDVQSLKLLHNHYLQWRFANAKAAASMQAQRGETESTLYFCGFKIAEMYDSVKRKRIELGILRRTKLLSTVLEAQMPYLEEWGALEGDYSKSLSEAIQALVNASLQLPIGGNVRADVREVGEALNSSVKLMETIILNVQSYMPKAEEVEFLMSELAKVTGGERALIEECGGLLSKTHEYQVEECSLRGQFMQLHKRLPAKLQEEEIKNSSSLRAVHMR